The following proteins come from a genomic window of Aequorivita marisscotiae:
- a CDS encoding T9SS type A sorting domain-containing protein, whose product MIFLKLYGIIGEIITGLAPSTYYEYYVTPLCGTGTPFPAGPKGFSTLCGGAIDAFPFFESFENTSGTRDCWSNEYVAGVPTDWMYVGTNGNNSITPRTGELMAQFKIESMTEKTKLVSPAMDLTALTNPQLTFYFANANWIGDVDELRIFYKTSAGGSWTQIGESYTTEHTVWTQVILDLPNPSNDYYIAFEGKSNFARGIDVDDVMVAEAPTCMQPLNLTATHITQDSVELSWDEVAGASNGYEWFIFEYNADPTTATAVATGTTPQGTTTANVSGLEAYTIYDFYVKSDCDTDGMSFLAGPTTFKTAVIPPVCGQFFYDTGGENGDYGNNENVTTIISPNNQGEAVTVTFISFDTDFGWDVLYVHDGPDATYPLIDSGNDATPNFPAGGYYGQTIPGPFTSTHSSGALTFVFRSDFGATRAGWMADISCTQLNVADQAFENFIYYPNPVENRLVLNAANQIETVKVYNLLGQEVLAVSPNTNNPTIEMDNLQTGTYIMKVTIDGNEQTYKVLKK is encoded by the coding sequence TTGATTTTTTTAAAACTTTATGGTATTATAGGTGAAATAATTACAGGATTGGCGCCATCTACATACTATGAATATTACGTTACACCTTTGTGTGGTACTGGCACACCATTTCCAGCCGGCCCAAAAGGATTTAGCACACTTTGTGGGGGCGCAATAGATGCCTTCCCATTTTTTGAATCGTTTGAAAATACTTCGGGCACAAGAGATTGCTGGAGCAATGAGTATGTAGCTGGAGTTCCAACAGACTGGATGTATGTTGGTACAAATGGCAACAATTCTATAACGCCTAGAACTGGCGAGTTAATGGCTCAATTTAAGATCGAGTCTATGACCGAAAAAACCAAATTGGTTTCACCCGCTATGGATCTAACAGCGTTAACAAATCCTCAGCTTACTTTCTACTTTGCCAATGCAAATTGGATCGGAGATGTAGATGAGCTGCGTATATTTTACAAGACTAGTGCAGGAGGTTCATGGACACAAATTGGTGAAAGCTATACCACAGAACATACTGTTTGGACGCAAGTAATTTTAGACCTTCCAAACCCAAGTAATGATTATTATATTGCTTTTGAAGGTAAGTCTAATTTTGCAAGAGGAATAGATGTAGATGATGTAATGGTTGCAGAAGCTCCTACTTGTATGCAGCCTTTAAATCTTACTGCAACTCATATTACACAAGACTCCGTAGAATTATCTTGGGATGAAGTTGCTGGAGCTAGCAATGGATATGAGTGGTTTATTTTTGAATATAATGCAGATCCAACAACTGCTACAGCAGTGGCTACAGGTACCACACCACAAGGCACTACAACTGCAAACGTTAGCGGTTTAGAGGCTTATACTATCTACGATTTTTATGTAAAATCTGATTGTGATACAGACGGGATGAGCTTCTTAGCTGGACCAACTACATTTAAAACAGCGGTAATACCACCAGTTTGCGGTCAATTCTTTTACGATACGGGCGGAGAAAATGGCGATTATGGTAACAATGAAAATGTAACTACCATTATTTCGCCAAATAATCAAGGAGAAGCGGTTACGGTTACCTTTATATCTTTCGATACTGATTTTGGATGGGACGTGCTTTATGTTCACGACGGACCAGACGCTACTTACCCATTAATTGATAGTGGTAACGATGCAACACCTAATTTCCCTGCTGGAGGATATTATGGACAGACTATTCCTGGACCATTTACTTCTACTCATTCAAGTGGAGCATTAACATTTGTATTTAGAAGTGATTTTGGCGCAACTCGCGCAGGCTGGATGGCAGATATTTCTTGTACGCAACTCAATGTGGCAGATCAAGCTTTTGAAAACTTTATTTATTATCCAAATCCAGTGGAAAACAGATTGGTATTAAATGCTGCCAATCAAATTGAAACTGTAAAAGTTTACAATTTATTAGGTCAAGAAGTTTTAGCTGTATCACCAAATACAAATAATCCTACAATCGAAATGGATAATTTGCAAACTGGAACTTATATTATGAAAGTTACTATAGATGGTAATGAACAAACCTATAAGGTATTAAAGAAGTAA
- a CDS encoding acetate/propionate family kinase, which yields MNVLIINSGSSSIKFQIIEMPSETWVCSGLVERIGQQDAVLNYKTSATSLQQTESIKTHKQGLHKIVELLLHSEKGVIKSTDDIKVVGHRVVHGGNSFSNTTAITTQVKQKIKEYATLAPLHNPGNLEGILVAEEVFPSAKQVAVFDTAFHQTIPEKAKRYAIPNQLYDEQSIQLYGFHGTSHQYVSEKAIAHLGLKNSKIISIHLGNGCSMTAILNGQSTDHSLGFTPSNGLIMGTRSGDIDHGIIYHLVNTLNYTVDEVKEILTYKSGMLGLTGYNDLRDIEAEAEKGNRDCQLALQMNAYRIQKYIGAYAATLNGLDAIIFTAGIGENSSLIRKLVCRNMDYLGIELDDEKNETKSKSLREINTPVSKVKILVIPTNEELEIAKQVFQLVK from the coding sequence ATGAACGTATTAATAATTAATTCTGGAAGCTCGTCTATAAAATTTCAAATAATAGAAATGCCTTCGGAAACATGGGTGTGTAGCGGATTGGTGGAGCGCATTGGGCAACAGGACGCCGTTTTGAATTATAAAACAAGTGCAACTTCGCTTCAACAGACCGAAAGTATAAAAACACATAAACAAGGACTTCATAAAATAGTTGAATTATTACTTCATTCAGAAAAAGGAGTGATTAAAAGTACTGACGACATTAAAGTGGTTGGCCATCGTGTTGTTCATGGTGGAAATTCATTTTCAAATACTACGGCAATCACAACCCAAGTTAAACAAAAGATAAAAGAATACGCTACGTTGGCACCGCTTCATAATCCGGGAAATCTAGAAGGAATTCTCGTTGCTGAAGAAGTTTTTCCGTCTGCGAAACAAGTTGCGGTTTTTGATACGGCATTTCACCAAACCATTCCCGAAAAGGCCAAAAGGTATGCAATCCCCAATCAACTTTACGACGAACAAAGTATTCAATTATACGGTTTTCACGGCACGAGCCATCAATATGTTTCAGAAAAGGCCATTGCACATTTAGGTCTTAAAAATTCTAAAATCATTTCCATTCATCTGGGTAATGGATGCAGTATGACTGCCATTTTAAATGGGCAAAGCACTGATCACAGTTTGGGTTTTACGCCCTCCAACGGTTTAATTATGGGAACCAGAAGTGGCGATATTGACCACGGTATCATTTATCATTTGGTCAACACATTAAACTACACAGTAGATGAAGTTAAAGAAATACTCACCTATAAAAGCGGTATGCTGGGACTTACCGGCTACAACGACTTAAGGGATATTGAAGCCGAAGCCGAAAAAGGAAATAGAGACTGCCAACTTGCATTACAAATGAATGCGTATCGTATTCAAAAATATATAGGAGCATATGCAGCCACTTTAAACGGTTTAGACGCTATAATTTTTACTGCGGGAATTGGTGAAAACTCCAGCTTAATCCGAAAACTTGTATGCAGGAATATGGATTATTTGGGTATAGAATTGGACGATGAAAAAAACGAAACAAAATCAAAAAGCTTACGCGAAATAAACACACCTGTCTCCAAAGTAAAAATTTTAGTGATTCCTACCAATGAAGAATTGGAGATTGCAAAACAAGTTTTTCAATTGGTTAAATAG
- the pta gene encoding phosphate acetyltransferase translates to MNKAIYIATTEPDSGKSIISLGLMQSLLGKAAKVGYFRPIIDDFKSGEIDNHINTVSTYFNLDIKFEDAYAFKRSEVIKKTNENKDGEIISRIIEKYKALEERFDFILIEGTGFTGEGTIKEFDINILIAKNLGVPAIILASGIGKTLDEFVGNLQMAFDSFKDKGVEVLAVIANKVEPQNQELVITELEKYLPSQVIVSAIPLNPVLANPSMKEIVDTLGAKVLFGESFINNQAGNYSVGAMQLHNYLLHLKENALVITPGDRADIILGALQANISDNYPAISGIVLTAGLVPEDSIIKLIEGLSEVVPIISVPGGTFSVTNSLGRIKSQIYAENTEKINTSIKDFEKHVKVDALVERLITFKTNGITPRMFQYNLLKKAKAEKKHIVLPEGLDERILRATKRLIDLDVVTITLLGDKKEIEERITALDLALDLHKINIVNPSESIHFDAYAKTLFELRKHKNVNLAMAKDLMIDVSYFGTMMVYKGHADGMVSGAQHTTQHTILPALQFIKTKPEASIVSSVFFMLLEDRVSVYGDCAINPNPTSIQLAEIAISSAATSTAFGIEPKIAMLSYSSGTSGVGADVERVREATQIVREKRPDLKVEGPIQYDAAVDITVGRSKMPNSEVAGQANVFIFPDLNTGNNTYKAVQRETKALAIGPIIQGLNKPVNDLSRGCTTDDIFNTVVVTAIQAQAI, encoded by the coding sequence ATGAATAAAGCCATTTATATTGCCACAACCGAACCAGACAGTGGCAAGTCTATTATTTCACTGGGATTAATGCAGTCGTTATTGGGAAAGGCGGCCAAAGTAGGCTATTTCAGACCTATTATTGATGACTTTAAATCTGGTGAAATTGACAATCATATAAACACAGTTTCTACCTATTTTAACTTAGATATAAAATTTGAAGATGCCTACGCCTTTAAACGAAGCGAGGTAATTAAGAAAACAAACGAAAATAAAGACGGCGAAATAATTAGTAGAATTATTGAAAAATACAAAGCCCTCGAAGAACGGTTTGATTTTATACTAATTGAAGGTACCGGATTTACGGGTGAAGGCACTATAAAGGAATTCGATATTAATATATTAATAGCCAAAAATTTAGGTGTGCCCGCGATTATCCTAGCTAGCGGTATTGGCAAAACCTTAGACGAATTTGTCGGCAATCTACAAATGGCGTTCGATTCGTTTAAAGACAAAGGAGTAGAGGTTTTGGCCGTAATCGCCAATAAAGTAGAACCTCAAAATCAAGAATTGGTTATTACCGAATTGGAAAAATATCTTCCTTCGCAAGTAATTGTAAGTGCAATTCCGTTAAACCCAGTTTTGGCAAATCCTTCGATGAAGGAAATTGTAGATACTTTGGGTGCAAAGGTTCTGTTTGGAGAATCCTTTATTAATAATCAGGCTGGTAATTACAGCGTGGGCGCTATGCAATTGCATAACTACTTACTTCATTTAAAAGAAAATGCGCTTGTTATTACACCGGGAGACCGTGCCGATATTATTTTGGGCGCTCTGCAAGCAAATATCTCCGATAATTATCCTGCTATTTCGGGTATCGTACTTACCGCGGGTCTGGTGCCGGAAGATTCAATTATTAAATTAATTGAAGGGCTTTCAGAAGTTGTTCCTATTATTTCGGTTCCAGGAGGTACATTTTCCGTTACCAATAGTTTGGGAAGAATAAAATCGCAGATTTATGCCGAAAACACCGAAAAAATTAATACGTCTATTAAAGATTTTGAAAAGCACGTAAAAGTAGATGCTTTGGTAGAACGCTTAATTACGTTTAAAACAAACGGAATTACACCTAGAATGTTTCAGTATAATTTATTGAAAAAGGCAAAGGCCGAAAAAAAGCACATTGTATTACCAGAAGGGCTAGACGAACGTATTTTACGTGCCACCAAACGATTAATTGATTTGGACGTGGTAACCATTACATTGCTAGGCGATAAAAAGGAAATTGAAGAGCGAATTACAGCCTTGGATCTTGCGCTGGACTTACACAAAATTAACATTGTAAATCCAAGTGAATCTATTCATTTTGATGCCTACGCAAAAACATTGTTCGAACTTCGAAAACACAAAAACGTGAATCTTGCAATGGCGAAGGATCTCATGATAGATGTGTCGTATTTTGGAACCATGATGGTATATAAGGGTCATGCAGACGGGATGGTTTCCGGAGCTCAGCACACTACGCAGCACACTATTCTTCCTGCGCTTCAATTTATAAAAACCAAGCCAGAGGCTTCAATTGTTTCGTCTGTATTTTTTATGCTTTTGGAAGATCGTGTTTCGGTGTATGGAGATTGCGCAATTAACCCAAACCCTACTTCAATCCAATTGGCCGAAATTGCCATTTCGTCGGCTGCAACCAGCACGGCATTTGGAATTGAACCGAAAATAGCAATGTTGTCGTATTCATCAGGAACTTCCGGTGTAGGAGCCGATGTAGAACGGGTGAGAGAGGCAACGCAAATAGTACGGGAAAAAAGACCTGATTTAAAAGTAGAAGGACCAATACAATACGATGCGGCCGTAGATATAACGGTTGGCCGGTCTAAAATGCCAAACTCCGAAGTTGCCGGACAAGCCAATGTGTTTATCTTCCCCGATCTAAATACGGGGAACAATACTTACAAAGCGGTTCAGAGAGAAACAAAAGCTTTGGCTATTGGTCCGATAATTCAAGGGTTAAACAAACCTGTAAACGATTTAAGCCGAGGCTGCACAACAGACGATATATTTAATACCGTTGTGGTTACTGCAATACAAGCACAAGCTATTTAA
- a CDS encoding T9SS type A sorting domain-containing protein, which yields METKLLLLALIGVFSVNAQNTYNLDWVMGIGSSVDLTIDQGDTVIWTWGDNAPHTVENEVGNSVETFNSGVISGMGETYAYTFTEVGDNRYFCGIHGANNMSGTITVREVLGVEDNNLSSISIYPNPSSSVINLEIPHNIQSGQITVYDVLGKQIYSDEFISNPRISINIANWSQGNYFLKVVSGEYTITERFIKN from the coding sequence ATGGAAACAAAATTATTACTACTCGCATTAATAGGTGTATTTTCAGTAAATGCACAAAATACATATAACCTTGACTGGGTTATGGGGATTGGAAGTAGCGTAGATTTAACTATAGATCAAGGCGATACCGTAATTTGGACTTGGGGAGATAATGCACCCCATACAGTAGAAAATGAAGTAGGAAATTCTGTTGAAACTTTTAATAGTGGAGTTATTTCGGGAATGGGAGAAACCTATGCCTACACCTTTACCGAGGTAGGCGACAACAGATATTTTTGTGGCATTCACGGTGCAAATAACATGTCGGGAACCATTACAGTTAGAGAGGTTTTGGGAGTTGAGGATAACAATTTAAGCTCAATAAGTATCTACCCAAATCCATCGTCTTCAGTAATAAATTTGGAGATTCCACACAACATTCAATCTGGCCAAATAACCGTGTACGATGTATTAGGAAAACAGATTTATTCAGATGAATTTATATCAAATCCTAGGATTTCAATAAACATTGCGAATTGGAGCCAAGGAAATTATTTTTTAAAAGTTGTTTCGGGTGAATACACAATAACCGAAAGGTTCATTAAAAACTAA
- a CDS encoding T9SS type A sorting domain-containing protein yields MKKIILLLFIFSGLNLSFSQEPIIEGDIMLCPNSSGTASVINQSYDSYQWYFKYWFTSEEFEPIPGATDASFTYDWFTYDQALLKVVVTLGTETLESNAIQIDSYAWTPLIIIHEMNEFVRIDPVSHHLVLCEGESFNNTIGSPYNTNIQWYKDYAPIPGANDTSYSITEPGIYYVEAAPDFCPNVIDSSIGTPFVVEIDTNCALGITNPNSLHDAVQIYPNPVSHSLQLNIGADVAINKYSIMDITGKALITKKTNFTDTATIDVSSLSNGLYILVLESERGNSIHKFIKA; encoded by the coding sequence ATGAAAAAAATTATTTTACTCCTCTTTATTTTTAGTGGTTTAAACCTGTCTTTTTCGCAAGAACCTATAATTGAAGGAGACATAATGTTGTGCCCAAATTCAAGCGGTACAGCATCAGTGATCAATCAAAGTTATGATAGCTATCAATGGTATTTTAAATACTGGTTTACATCGGAAGAATTTGAGCCCATTCCTGGGGCAACGGATGCTTCATTTACATATGATTGGTTTACCTATGATCAGGCGTTATTAAAAGTTGTGGTTACTTTAGGAACCGAAACCTTAGAGTCTAATGCAATACAAATTGATAGTTACGCTTGGACCCCTTTGATAATAATTCACGAAATGAATGAGTTTGTAAGAATTGATCCAGTTTCCCACCATCTTGTTTTATGCGAAGGAGAAAGCTTTAACAATACAATTGGCAGTCCCTACAACACTAACATACAATGGTATAAAGATTACGCCCCAATTCCAGGTGCAAATGATACGTCTTATTCAATCACTGAGCCTGGAATATACTACGTGGAAGCTGCACCAGATTTCTGTCCTAATGTTATAGATAGCAGCATAGGCACTCCGTTTGTTGTTGAAATTGACACTAATTGTGCCCTTGGCATTACTAACCCCAATAGTTTACACGATGCAGTTCAAATATATCCTAATCCGGTGTCGCATTCCCTACAGTTAAACATTGGTGCTGATGTAGCAATAAACAAATACAGCATTATGGACATAACGGGAAAAGCTTTAATAACAAAGAAAACGAACTTTACAGATACTGCGACTATAGATGTTAGCAGTTTATCTAACGGACTGTATATTTTAGTGTTAGAAAGTGAAAGAGGAAATTCAATTCATAAATTCATTAAAGCGTAG
- a CDS encoding efflux RND transporter periplasmic adaptor subunit — MNKNIIYIGIAVIVGLLAGFLLFGGDPAGTAANNATDIHEHSDEVAANKMWTCSMHPQIMQPEPGDCPICGMDLIPAESGAEGLALNEIKMSENAMALANIQTVIVGNTSETEGNTMSLSGKIMPNEEANAVQASYFEGRIEKLNVNFTGEEVRKGQLLAIIYAPALVAAQQELLTAASMKESQPGLYKAVRNKLKLWKLSENQINQIESSGKVRENFPIYATVSGTVSEKMAEEGDYVKQGQPIVKVSNLGTVWAMFDAYENQISQLKEGQKITVTTNAYPNKDFEATISFIDPTLNTQSRTVSVRATLNNKDGILKPGMFVTSKVNISKQNDSTSQIIVPASAVLWTGSRSLVYVKTNPNKPVFEMREVTLGAKNGETYTIVDGLTNGEEVVANGTFTVDAAAQLQGKKSMMNTDNSVEVDATNHLTQVERLEVPAKFQTQLKAVFDDYMTIEKALVNDNAETPKIAAGALLKSINNVDMKLLKEEPAHSQWMHLEKELKTSASAISKTSDIKIQREQFVHLSAHLINAVKTFGINQKVYVEYCPMANNDIGAFWLSTNEEILNPYFGASMLNCGEVTDEIN, encoded by the coding sequence ATGAATAAAAATATCATATACATTGGGATAGCCGTTATAGTTGGCCTCTTGGCTGGTTTTCTTCTTTTCGGTGGCGATCCAGCAGGTACAGCGGCTAATAATGCCACAGACATTCATGAGCATTCTGATGAGGTTGCTGCTAATAAAATGTGGACTTGCTCAATGCATCCCCAAATTATGCAACCCGAACCGGGAGATTGTCCTATTTGCGGGATGGACTTAATCCCCGCAGAGTCCGGCGCGGAAGGCCTGGCATTAAACGAAATTAAGATGTCTGAAAATGCCATGGCTTTGGCAAATATTCAAACTGTTATTGTAGGAAATACTTCGGAAACAGAGGGAAATACAATGTCGCTTTCGGGTAAAATTATGCCGAACGAAGAAGCAAATGCCGTACAAGCCAGTTATTTTGAAGGAAGAATAGAAAAGCTAAATGTCAATTTTACTGGAGAAGAAGTTCGTAAAGGACAATTGTTGGCCATCATTTATGCACCGGCACTTGTTGCAGCGCAACAGGAACTTTTAACGGCTGCTTCTATGAAAGAATCTCAGCCCGGATTATATAAAGCAGTTCGTAATAAATTAAAATTGTGGAAACTTTCAGAAAATCAAATCAATCAAATTGAAAGTTCAGGTAAAGTGCGTGAAAACTTCCCCATTTACGCTACTGTTTCGGGAACGGTTTCTGAAAAAATGGCGGAAGAAGGCGACTACGTTAAGCAAGGGCAACCTATTGTAAAAGTTAGCAATTTGGGAACAGTTTGGGCTATGTTCGATGCTTATGAAAATCAAATTTCACAATTAAAGGAAGGCCAAAAAATAACTGTAACCACCAATGCCTATCCCAATAAAGATTTTGAAGCAACCATTTCGTTTATAGATCCAACTTTAAATACACAATCCAGGACGGTTTCAGTACGGGCAACTTTAAACAATAAAGATGGTATTTTAAAACCTGGGATGTTTGTAACTTCTAAAGTGAATATTTCAAAACAAAATGATAGTACGTCACAGATAATTGTGCCAGCATCTGCTGTACTTTGGACGGGAAGCCGATCCTTGGTATATGTAAAAACCAATCCTAACAAACCTGTTTTTGAAATGCGCGAGGTAACTTTGGGCGCAAAGAACGGCGAAACTTATACCATTGTTGATGGACTTACTAATGGCGAAGAAGTGGTTGCCAATGGCACTTTTACAGTAGATGCAGCAGCCCAATTGCAAGGTAAAAAAAGCATGATGAATACTGATAACAGTGTAGAAGTGGATGCAACAAATCACCTGACACAGGTTGAAAGGCTGGAAGTGCCAGCAAAATTTCAAACCCAACTGAAAGCAGTGTTTGACGATTATATGACTATAGAAAAAGCCTTGGTTAATGACAACGCAGAAACACCCAAAATCGCTGCCGGTGCTCTACTTAAAAGCATCAATAATGTTGATATGAAACTGCTAAAAGAGGAGCCTGCCCACAGCCAATGGATGCATTTGGAAAAGGAACTTAAGACATCTGCGAGCGCAATCTCAAAAACTTCAGATATTAAAATACAACGCGAACAATTTGTGCATCTATCGGCACATTTAATAAATGCGGTAAAAACTTTTGGCATTAACCAAAAAGTCTATGTGGAATACTGTCCGATGGCGAATAACGATATAGGCGCGTTTTGGCTGAGTACGAACGAAGAAATCCTCAACCCGTATTTTGGGGCTTCAATGCTGAATTGCGGAGAGGTTACCGATGAAATAAACTAA
- a CDS encoding DUF305 domain-containing protein, whose protein sequence is MKNSNQNSKNNNYTKFILMLAASFIAMYITMYLNTYEIDHVYFSLTRFYMSCLGIAAMAVIMWFFMRKMYQNKKKNIAILLGSLILFVSALGLVRAQSPIVGDILWMKAMIPHHSIAILTSKRAEIKDPEVKKLADDIIKAQEKEIAEMKAMIKRLENNK, encoded by the coding sequence ATGAAAAATTCAAACCAAAACTCAAAAAACAATAATTACACAAAGTTTATTTTGATGCTTGCCGCTTCATTTATAGCAATGTACATCACAATGTATTTAAATACGTACGAAATAGACCACGTTTACTTTAGTCTCACAAGGTTTTATATGTCGTGTTTGGGCATTGCGGCAATGGCAGTGATAATGTGGTTCTTTATGCGAAAAATGTATCAAAACAAGAAAAAAAATATTGCAATTCTATTGGGGAGTTTAATTCTATTCGTCAGCGCCCTTGGCTTGGTAAGAGCACAAAGCCCTATTGTTGGCGATATACTTTGGATGAAAGCGATGATTCCGCATCATTCCATCGCTATTTTAACCAGTAAAAGAGCAGAGATAAAAGATCCCGAAGTTAAAAAGTTGGCAGATGATATTATTAAAGCACAAGAAAAGGAAATTGCGGAAATGAAGGCAATGATTAAACGATTAGAAAATAATAAGTAA
- a CDS encoding TolC family protein, with protein MNSTFKTTFLSRKPKFWMVRIFLFSLIFLSWTGQGQQLETFIVEAIKNNPNIQAVIKQHAIATEKVSESNSLPDTQFSGGYTLSKAEMPMMQQGEFSMMQMLPWFGTISARSKYATAMADVDFVEIEIAKRKIAMAVSQSYFRLYEIARKQQVLDSNIQLLQVYERLALTSVEVGQASAVSVLRLQMRQNDLIEQKLRLQQDYSAALTATNKIMNREEVTDIAIRDSLTIPEKETEIDFSQLKLHPEITKYNELNEVVSQADILNKKESAPDFGIGVQYMLLNEAPNMLMPMATISIPIFNKKYKSVARQNKLKYEELEIQKQASENLLMTQLQTAIKSRNAARISLETQDKNIKQAQHANEILLKNYETGTINFNEVLDVQELQLKFQISRIEAIAAYFKQTSIINYFTDKN; from the coding sequence ATGAATTCAACTTTTAAAACAACATTTCTTTCGAGAAAACCGAAATTTTGGATGGTAAGGATATTTCTTTTTTCATTAATATTTTTGAGTTGGACTGGACAAGGCCAACAGTTGGAAACCTTTATTGTCGAAGCTATAAAAAACAATCCCAACATTCAAGCTGTGATAAAGCAACACGCTATTGCTACGGAAAAGGTGTCAGAGTCCAACTCGTTGCCAGACACCCAGTTTTCAGGAGGATATACGCTTAGTAAAGCCGAAATGCCGATGATGCAACAGGGTGAATTTTCGATGATGCAAATGCTTCCTTGGTTTGGAACTATTTCTGCGCGAAGTAAATATGCCACAGCAATGGCCGATGTAGATTTTGTGGAAATAGAAATAGCCAAAAGGAAAATCGCAATGGCCGTGTCGCAATCCTATTTTCGTTTATATGAAATAGCTAGAAAGCAGCAAGTTTTAGACTCCAACATTCAGCTTTTGCAGGTTTATGAGCGCTTGGCACTTACCTCGGTTGAAGTTGGGCAGGCATCAGCAGTTTCGGTACTAAGACTGCAGATGCGGCAGAACGATCTAATCGAACAAAAATTAAGGCTTCAGCAGGACTATTCGGCAGCACTCACCGCTACTAATAAGATAATGAACCGCGAGGAAGTCACTGATATTGCAATCCGCGATAGCTTGACAATTCCAGAGAAAGAAACTGAAATAGATTTCAGCCAACTTAAGCTACACCCCGAAATAACAAAATATAACGAATTGAATGAGGTGGTTTCACAAGCCGATATTCTAAATAAAAAAGAAAGCGCGCCAGATTTTGGAATAGGGGTGCAGTATATGCTTTTAAATGAAGCGCCTAATATGCTAATGCCAATGGCAACAATTTCAATCCCAATTTTCAATAAAAAATATAAATCCGTTGCGCGGCAAAACAAATTGAAATATGAAGAGCTTGAAATTCAAAAACAAGCATCTGAAAATTTATTAATGACGCAGTTACAAACAGCAATTAAAAGTAGAAATGCGGCGCGTATAAGTTTAGAGACGCAGGATAAAAATATAAAACAGGCGCAGCACGCGAATGAAATTTTATTGAAGAATTATGAAACGGGAACGATCAATTTTAATGAAGTTTTGGACGTGCAGGAATTGCAGTTAAAATTTCAAATAAGTCGGATTGAAGCTATTGCCGCTTACTTTAAACAAACTAGTATAATAAATTATTTTACAGACAAGAATTAA